The following coding sequences lie in one Bacillota bacterium genomic window:
- a CDS encoding AAA family ATPase, producing the protein MLERIRVGVVAANEKEREDLGRLLAIVRDIAVLVKTDPDGRSDLIAARVQVAVVGCSGDGEEAWQTAGRLVAEAPEMAVIKVVDRLDGEAYKLALRSGVKELVGTPIDTEELITAVYTAYEAAQPKVEEEKTVLNNGGRITSVFSTKGGVGKTTIAANLAVLLSKSGKKTALVDLDLESGDAALALDVVPRRSIVELADEINRLDIDLLESYLVRHNSGVMVLCAPSNPAYGKLIAPQHVEKMLRLLREEYDYVVVDAPNYFHETIQAALQLSGLILLVGNVEIFSVKNMRSCLDTLETMGMKEKVRILLNKVGREGGIKLTDIEQTLGMPVWESLPSEENVVVPSINQGIPLVMTHPNSRIGQGLRTLKDKVEGEKVFGPVSKKRVLPAKLALGGSKS; encoded by the coding sequence ATGTTGGAACGGATTCGAGTGGGAGTAGTAGCTGCAAATGAAAAGGAGCGCGAAGACCTGGGGCGCTTGTTGGCCATAGTGCGCGATATTGCCGTTTTGGTTAAAACCGATCCTGATGGCAGATCAGATTTGATTGCCGCCCGGGTTCAGGTAGCGGTGGTGGGTTGTTCCGGTGACGGGGAAGAAGCCTGGCAGACTGCCGGCCGACTGGTGGCCGAGGCACCGGAGATGGCGGTGATAAAAGTTGTGGACCGGCTGGACGGAGAAGCCTACAAGCTGGCTTTGCGCTCCGGGGTTAAGGAGTTGGTAGGTACCCCGATCGATACGGAAGAGCTTATAACCGCTGTCTATACCGCCTATGAGGCTGCGCAGCCAAAAGTGGAGGAAGAGAAGACCGTCTTGAATAACGGGGGCCGGATTACCTCCGTGTTCAGCACCAAAGGCGGGGTGGGCAAAACCACCATTGCCGCCAACCTGGCGGTGCTGCTATCTAAATCGGGGAAGAAAACGGCGCTGGTGGATCTGGATTTGGAAAGCGGGGATGCAGCTCTGGCGCTGGATGTGGTTCCGCGGCGCAGTATTGTGGAGCTGGCTGATGAGATCAACCGGCTGGACATAGATCTGCTGGAAAGCTATTTAGTGCGGCACAATTCCGGTGTGATGGTCCTTTGTGCGCCCAGCAACCCGGCTTACGGCAAGCTGATTGCGCCCCAGCATGTGGAGAAGATGCTGCGTCTACTCCGAGAGGAATACGATTATGTGGTGGTGGATGCCCCTAACTACTTCCATGAGACTATCCAGGCGGCGCTGCAGCTATCGGGACTTATTTTGCTGGTGGGCAACGTGGAGATTTTCTCAGTAAAGAACATGCGCTCCTGCCTGGATACGCTGGAAACCATGGGCATGAAAGAAAAAGTGCGGATTCTCCTAAACAAAGTAGGGCGGGAAGGCGGCATTAAGCTTACCGACATCGAGCAAACCCTGGGGATGCCAGTGTGGGAATCGTTGCCCAGCGAAGAGAACGTAGTGGTTCCCAGTATCAATCAGGGGATCCCATTGGTGATGACTCATCCCAATTCCCGTATCGGTCAAGGGTTGCGGACTTTGAAGGATAAAGTCGAGGGCGAGAAGGTTTTCGGTCCCGTAAGTAAAAAGCGGGTGCTACCGGCAAAATTGGCTCTTGGGGGGAGTAAGTCATGA
- a CDS encoding CpaF family protein, whose translation MTGLERLSKFKHEREINNKKTVENITTPDDSLDTIKTEALARVVNDLAPDFSPDLLNQQQNRELETKVQEATTAVLTENGKFMSRAERQQLIREVMNEIVGLGPIEPLVRDPDVSEIMVNGPNQVYVERKGRIYPTDVRFRDDEHVLHVIEKIISPLGRHIDETSPMVDARLPDGSRVNAIIPPLAIHGPTLTIRKFSVEPYTVEDLISFGTLNSHMALFFKACVEGRLNIIVSGGTGTGKTTTLNVLSSFIPHQERIVTIEDAAELKLQQEHVVSLESRPANIEGKGQVTIRDLVINSLRMRPDRIVVGEARGGEALDMLQAMNTGHDGSLTTVHANSPRDTLSRIETMVLMAGMDLPVRAIREQIASAVNLVVQISRFLDGSRKVTQVTEVVGMESDTITLQDIFVYEQKGFDEQGRVNGRFRPTGIVPKCITSFGAKGINLPLDVFQPRADSVRVVS comes from the coding sequence ATGACCGGCCTGGAACGTCTGAGCAAATTTAAACACGAGCGGGAGATTAATAACAAAAAGACGGTGGAGAACATTACCACACCTGATGACAGCCTCGATACCATCAAGACCGAGGCCTTGGCCCGAGTGGTTAATGACTTGGCACCGGATTTCAGCCCCGACCTTTTAAATCAGCAGCAGAACCGGGAACTGGAGACCAAGGTGCAGGAAGCTACCACAGCGGTGCTGACCGAAAACGGTAAGTTTATGTCCCGGGCCGAACGCCAACAGCTAATACGGGAAGTGATGAATGAGATTGTGGGCTTGGGGCCTATTGAGCCGCTGGTGCGCGATCCGGATGTATCGGAAATAATGGTGAACGGTCCGAACCAGGTATATGTGGAGCGCAAAGGGCGGATCTATCCCACCGACGTGCGTTTTCGGGATGACGAGCATGTGCTCCATGTGATTGAAAAGATAATTTCTCCTTTGGGCCGCCATATTGACGAAACATCGCCCATGGTTGACGCCCGGTTGCCTGACGGTTCCAGGGTGAACGCCATTATACCGCCTTTGGCTATACACGGTCCTACTCTTACTATTCGCAAGTTTTCGGTGGAGCCGTATACAGTGGAAGACTTGATTTCGTTCGGCACCTTGAACTCCCATATGGCACTCTTTTTTAAAGCCTGTGTGGAAGGCCGGCTTAATATCATTGTCTCCGGCGGGACCGGCACCGGGAAAACCACTACGCTGAATGTGTTGTCGTCCTTTATTCCTCACCAGGAACGCATAGTTACTATTGAGGATGCGGCCGAACTAAAACTGCAGCAGGAGCACGTGGTCTCCCTGGAATCGCGTCCGGCCAATATCGAGGGGAAAGGACAAGTCACCATTCGTGACTTGGTTATCAACAGCCTGCGTATGCGCCCGGACCGAATTGTGGTGGGGGAGGCGCGCGGCGGCGAAGCCCTGGATATGCTCCAGGCTATGAACACCGGTCACGATGGGTCGCTCACCACTGTACACGCCAATTCTCCCCGGGACACCCTGTCTAGGATTGAGACCATGGTACTCATGGCTGGGATGGACTTACCGGTACGGGCTATTCGCGAGCAGATTGCCTCCGCCGTGAACCTGGTTGTTCAAATCAGCCGGTTTCTCGACGGTTCCCGTAAGGTCACCCAAGTGACGGAAGTGGTGGGGATGGAGAGCGACACCATTACCCTGCAAGATATCTTTGTCTACGAACAAAAAGGCTTTGATGAACAGGGTCGGGTGAACGGGCGGTTTCGGCCTACTGGCATCGTGCCGAAATGTATTACTTCGTTTGGAGCCAAGGGCATCAATTTGCCGCTGGATGTGTTTCAACCCCGGGCCGACAGTGTCAGGGTGGTGAGC